One window from the genome of Nicotiana sylvestris chromosome 9, ASM39365v2, whole genome shotgun sequence encodes:
- the LOC138878414 gene encoding secreted RxLR effector protein 161-like, producing MPDILFAVGVVSRFMEDPPSTHLKVTRRILRYLKSMIAFGLFDSSSSDFNLVRFYDSDYGGDIDDRKSTTGFVFFLGDYVISWGSKKQSIVTLSTYEAEYIAATSCTCHTIWLRRLLKELNLPQIDATKICVDNKSAQTLVKNPMYRDRSKHIDTWYHFIRECIAKKEVELKFVKSHNQVANIFTKLLKLKDFQRLRSNLGMKKKNQN from the coding sequence ATGCCAGATATACTCTTTGCAGTTGGAGTAGTAAGTCGCTTTATGGAAGATCCTCCCTCCACTCACTTGAAGGTCACTAGAAGAATTCTTCGCTACCTAAAAAGTATGATTGCGTTTGGGCTATTTGATTCTTCTTCTAGTGATTTCAACCTTGTGAGATTTTATGATAGTGATTATGGGGGAGATATTGATGATAGAAAAAGTACAACcggttttgtatttttcttgggcGATTATGTTATTTCTTGGGGTTCAAAGAAACAATCAATTGTTACTCTCTCGACTTATGAAGCTGAATATATAGCAGCAACATCCTGTACATGTCATACTATTTGGTTGAGAAGATTGttgaaggagctcaatttgccaCAAATTGATGCTACAAAGATTTGTGTTGACAATAAATCCGCACAAACACTCGTGAAGAATCCAATGTATCGTGATCGAAGCAAGCATATAGACACATGGTATCACTTCATCAGAGAATGTATTGCCAAGAAGGAAGTCGAGCTCAAATTTGTGAAATCTCATAATCAAGTTGCAAATATTTTCACAAAGCTTCTCAAGCTTAAAGATTTTCAGAGATTGAGATCAAATCttggaatgaagaagaaaaatcaaaattaa